From the genome of Glycine max cultivar Williams 82 chromosome 2, Glycine_max_v4.0, whole genome shotgun sequence, one region includes:
- the LOC100784166 gene encoding protein JINGUBANG — translation MGLLQRPLCCHSQQDQQQQPPQSHDHLHFESSTSSSLSSQASLPSIPSLTPQKLHHPEEQPQTTHHKLVTTVKGHTSTIFSLALHGKSLYSASSNGEIRACSRDPTSTELKYISGEQPLPNTTIVVNSNAPIKSLIVSHDKLFTAHQDHKIRVWKTTDQPGNNNNNPNYYKCVASLPTLHDRFSKLFSSENYVEIRRHKKRTWVHHVDTVSALALSQDGSLLYSASWDRTFKIWRTSDFKCLESVKNAHEDAINSLILSNNGIVYTGSADTKIKMWKKLEGDKKHSLIGTLEKHKSAVNALALNSDGSVLYSGACDRSILVWEGDEDNNNNMVVVGALRGHTKAILCLVVESDLVCSGSADNSVRIWRRSVENEKKSYYSCLAVLESHRRPVKCLAMAVDSNSGGGGGGPHEDDDSRSYLVYSAGLDCDIKVWQIRVPL, via the coding sequence ATGGGACTTCTTCAACGTCCCTTGTGTTGCCACTCACAACaagaccaacaacaacaaccaccacAATCCCATGATCACCTTCATTTCGAATCATCAACCTCATCCTCCCTCTCTTCACAAGCAAGCCTCCCTTCCATTCCCTCCCTCACCCCACAAAAACTGCACCACCCCGAAGAACAACCGCAAACCACCCACCACAAACTTGTAACTACCGTCAAGGGCCACACCTCCACGATCTTCTCCCTCGCCCTGCACGGCAAGTCTCTCTACAGCGCCTCCTCGAACGGAGAAATAAGAGCATGCAGCAGAGACCCTACATCGAccgaattaaaatatataagtggaGAACAACCTCTACCTAATACCACTATTGTTGTGAACAGCAACGCGCCAATCAAGTCCCTCATCGTATCACACGACAAGCTATTCACGGCTCACCAAGACCACAAAATCCGCGTCTGGAAAACAACCGACCAACCcggtaataataataacaacccCAACTACTACAAATGCGTCGCCTCGCTTCCCACGCTCCACGACCGGTTCTCCAAACTCTTCTCCTCCGAGAACTACGTCGAGATTCGCCGCCACAAGAAGCGCACGTGGGTGCATCACGTGGACACCGTCTCCGCCCTCGCACTTTCCCAAGACGGGTCTCTTCTCTACTCTGCGTCGTGGGACAGAACATTCAAAATCTGGCGAACCTCGGATTTCAAGTGTCTGGAGTCTGTTAAAAACGCGCACGAGGAtgcaattaattccttaattttGTCGAATAACGGTATTGTCTATACAGGTTCTGCGGATACGAAAATAAAGATGTGGAAGAAGTTAGAAGGAGATAAAAAGCATTCTCTAATAGGAACATTGGAGAAGCATAAATCTGCTGTTAACGCTCTTGCTCTTAACTCTGATGGGTCAGTGTTGTATTCAGGTGCGTGTGataggtcaattttagtgtggGAGGGTGATGAagataataacaataacatgGTGGTGGTGGGTGCTTTAAGGGGGCACACGAAAGCCATACTGTGTTTGGTGGTGGAGTCTGACTTGGTGTGTAGCGGATCTGCTGATAACAGTGTTAGGATATGGAGGAGAAGCgttgagaatgagaagaagagtTACTATTCGTGTTTGGCGGTGCTGGAAAGTCATCGACGACCCGTGAAGTGTTTGGCTATGGCTGTTGACTCCaacagtggtggtggtggtggtggtccTCATGAGGATGATGATAGTAGGTCTTATCTGGTTTACAGTGCAGGTTTGGATTGTGACATTAAAGTCTGGCAAATACGCGTTCCCTTGTGA